Proteins from one Sulfurospirillum tamanense genomic window:
- the sfsA gene encoding DNA/RNA nuclease SfsA: MQLPPLFQGTLIKRYKRFLADVVLENGQTITAHVPNSGAMTSTIAQGCPVWVSYHENPKRKLAYTLELSDMGSGLICVNTGWANKLTIEGIQNGVIEELQGYESLMPEQRYGEHSRIDILLQRGEEKCYVEVKSVTLHLGDTFAFPDAISARGTKHLHELAAMKRAGHRAVMVYVIGRSEALPFRLAHEIDPAYAKAFEEAREAGVEALVYQTRLTCKALSLEKRKIK, encoded by the coding sequence ATGCAACTTCCTCCTTTGTTTCAAGGCACACTTATTAAACGCTACAAACGGTTTTTGGCCGATGTGGTGCTAGAAAATGGGCAGACCATCACCGCCCATGTGCCAAACTCTGGCGCGATGACTTCGACTATCGCCCAAGGATGTCCCGTGTGGGTGAGCTACCACGAAAACCCCAAGCGCAAACTGGCTTACACCTTGGAACTCAGCGATATGGGCAGTGGATTGATTTGTGTGAACACAGGCTGGGCCAATAAGCTTACTATTGAAGGCATCCAAAACGGCGTGATTGAGGAGCTTCAAGGGTACGAGAGCCTCATGCCTGAACAGCGTTATGGGGAACATTCGCGCATTGATATTTTGCTTCAACGGGGTGAGGAAAAGTGCTACGTGGAAGTCAAAAGCGTGACCTTGCACCTTGGCGATACCTTTGCCTTTCCTGATGCAATAAGTGCGCGCGGGACGAAGCATTTGCACGAACTTGCCGCCATGAAGCGTGCGGGACATCGGGCGGTGATGGTGTATGTCATCGGGCGGAGCGAGGCGCTGCCTTTTCGTTTAGCGCACGAAATCGACCCTGCGTACGCCAAGGCCTTTGAAGAAGCCCGCGAAGCAGGCGTGGAAGCTTTGGTGTACCAAACGCGCCTTACATGTAAAGCACTTAGCCTTGAAAAAAGGAAGATTAAATGA
- a CDS encoding DUF523 domain-containing protein: MILVSACLLGEKVRYDGGENRCAHPYLQQWVKEGRVVAVCPERLGGLPTPRPPAEITCGGSGAQVLEGKARVMDARGEEVSEAFVKGAHEVVALAKRHGARMAILKEGSPSCGSSRIYDGTFGGVKVAGEGVCASALRKAGIAVFSENQLEAAWAYLTPSKA; the protein is encoded by the coding sequence ATGATTCTAGTGAGCGCGTGTCTTTTGGGAGAAAAGGTGCGGTATGATGGGGGTGAAAACAGGTGCGCGCATCCGTATCTACAGCAGTGGGTAAAAGAAGGGCGTGTGGTGGCGGTGTGTCCTGAGAGGCTTGGAGGACTGCCCACGCCGCGCCCGCCTGCGGAGATTACCTGTGGAGGAAGTGGTGCGCAGGTGCTAGAGGGCAAAGCGCGGGTGATGGACGCGCGAGGCGAGGAGGTGAGCGAAGCGTTTGTTAAAGGCGCACACGAAGTCGTAGCTTTAGCAAAACGCCACGGCGCGCGGATGGCTATCTTGAAAGAAGGCAGTCCCTCATGTGGAAGTTCACGTATTTATGATGGCACCTTTGGAGGTGTGAAAGTCGCAGGAGAGGGCGTATGTGCGAGCGCCCTAAGAAAAGCTGGCATCGCCGTGTTTAGCGAAAACCAGCTTGAAGCAGCGTGGGCTTATCTTACGCCATCAAAAGCTTGA
- a CDS encoding DUF234 domain-containing protein translates to MVVWVLWTLVGTVQNPLTCKPKTLYNTPTLTQGFPILPFHTPLTEQFRLFCHHNAITDPATALELFAIFGGLDDVIDPNKPLETLIEEHILVPYKQLHSLITHFTGSNPLYHKVLTGVAQGDGRTAFKRANVSLAEGIRAVEAMSEAGFLRTEACFKNPDQERLSFTLPFFRFWFAFVSPLFKGISQGDYAEFSQRFAQQKSEFSQRTFEQLAQLFLLESLPEAMSVRAFWNSSLYVPLVITCKDKSTLVGTFKHSAQKMKKSDLSALQALAKNANITADGYVLVAKGGFSSELKNHPNVHLFTLKHLKLLMA, encoded by the coding sequence GTGGTTGTTTGGGTTTTATGGACATTAGTCGGGACTGTTCAAAACCCTCTTACATGTAAACCCAAAACCCTGTATAATACCCCCACTTTAACACAAGGCTTTCCCATTCTTCCTTTTCATACGCCCCTAACAGAGCAATTTCGTCTATTTTGCCACCACAACGCTATCACCGACCCCGCTACAGCCCTTGAACTTTTTGCTATTTTTGGCGGACTCGACGATGTCATCGACCCAAATAAACCCCTTGAAACGCTCATCGAGGAGCATATCTTGGTGCCTTACAAACAACTCCATTCGCTCATCACCCACTTCACAGGAAGCAACCCTTTGTACCACAAAGTCCTCACGGGCGTCGCCCAAGGGGATGGACGCACCGCCTTTAAACGGGCTAATGTGAGTCTGGCTGAAGGCATTCGCGCCGTAGAAGCCATGAGTGAGGCGGGATTTTTACGTACTGAAGCATGTTTTAAAAACCCAGACCAAGAGCGTCTGAGCTTCACCTTGCCCTTTTTTCGGTTTTGGTTTGCCTTTGTGTCGCCCCTGTTTAAAGGCATTTCCCAAGGGGATTATGCAGAATTTTCCCAGCGTTTTGCCCAGCAAAAAAGCGAATTTTCCCAGCGCACCTTTGAGCAACTCGCCCAACTGTTCCTCCTTGAAAGCCTCCCCGAAGCCATGAGCGTGCGCGCCTTTTGGAATAGCTCCCTTTACGTCCCTCTTGTCATTACATGTAAAGACAAATCCACCCTTGTAGGCACCTTCAAGCACAGTGCGCAAAAAATGAAAAAAAGCGACCTTTCCGCGCTCCAAGCCCTTGCCAAAAACGCCAACATCACCGCTGATGGCTACGTCCTTGTGGCAAAAGGTGGCTTTTCCAGTGAACTCAAAAACCACCCCAACGTCCACCTCTTCACCCTAAAGCACCTCAAGCTTTTGATGGCGTAA
- a CDS encoding AAA family ATPase, which yields MKLDYFIRKQELLFAKTDTSYIRTKYFNVLKNSERLIGLIGPRGVGKTTLLLQYLKSLPQKVLYMSGDDIEFTNSRIYTIVDEFYALGGRFIAIDEVHQYKNWAMEIKNIYDSFPDLTIRLSGSSMLNILYEKYDLSRRLVLHKMDILSFKEYLELEKGTPFSSYSLEEILSNASSISKELVFGHEDLFAHFKEYLKHGAYPFYLEGKEYFEQKLFNAMDKIIHEDIPSLNKIDYTHVSVFQKLIFLVVSAKKPFSVNMASLSRDMGISEPTLYTYMEILDKTGIFKSMKKEAKKTTKKPQKLLFANTNILYSYSNKFATEAEIGTVRETFFVNCFETIFYSDVGDFVVDGNIFEVGGRSKDFSQIKDTPKSYLALDIDFTTNDKKIPLWLFGFYGH from the coding sequence ATGAAACTTGACTATTTTATACGAAAGCAAGAACTTCTTTTTGCTAAGACTGACACTTCTTACATAAGAACAAAGTACTTCAATGTCTTAAAAAACAGCGAGAGGCTTATTGGGCTAATAGGCCCCAGAGGGGTTGGAAAAACAACGCTTTTGCTTCAATATCTCAAAAGCCTTCCGCAAAAAGTTTTATACATGAGTGGGGACGATATAGAGTTCACCAATAGCCGTATCTATACTATAGTCGATGAATTTTATGCTCTAGGCGGGCGCTTCATAGCTATCGATGAAGTCCACCAATACAAAAATTGGGCAATGGAGATTAAAAATATCTATGACAGTTTTCCTGATCTTACCATCAGGCTTAGTGGCTCATCGATGCTCAATATTCTCTATGAAAAATATGACCTTAGCAGAAGACTCGTGCTGCACAAAATGGACATACTCTCCTTTAAAGAGTATTTGGAGCTTGAGAAGGGGACTCCTTTTTCTAGCTACAGCCTTGAAGAGATTTTAAGTAATGCATCTTCCATTAGCAAGGAGTTGGTCTTTGGCCATGAGGATTTATTTGCGCATTTTAAAGAATACTTGAAACATGGCGCATACCCGTTTTACCTAGAAGGCAAAGAGTATTTTGAACAAAAACTTTTTAATGCTATGGATAAAATTATTCATGAAGACATCCCTTCGTTGAACAAAATAGACTACACCCATGTGTCTGTATTTCAAAAACTTATCTTTTTAGTTGTGAGTGCAAAGAAACCTTTTAGCGTTAACATGGCTTCGTTGAGTAGGGATATGGGCATAAGTGAGCCGACTCTCTACACGTATATGGAAATACTGGATAAGACAGGGATTTTTAAATCCATGAAAAAAGAGGCTAAAAAAACCACCAAGAAGCCACAAAAACTCCTTTTTGCCAATACAAACATCCTTTATAGTTACAGCAATAAATTTGCAACCGAAGCAGAGATAGGAACCGTGCGAGAAACATTTTTTGTAAACTGCTTTGAAACTATTTTTTACAGTGATGTTGGAGATTTTGTAGTAGATGGCAATATTTTTGAAGTTGGGGGACGAAGCAAAGATTTTTCACAAATAAAAGATACGCCAAAGAGCTATTTGGCCCTTGATATTGATTTTACAACCAATGATAAAAAAATACCGCTGTGGTTGTTTGGGTTTTATGGACATTAG
- a CDS encoding protein adenylyltransferase SelO, translating into MHIAFSNTYATLPERFFTLQHPQKVAVPKLFCFNDDLAHTLAIPHASTEKLAEYFSGNTLFEGSFSLAMAYAGHQFGHFTMLGDGRAVLLGEVLDLAGKRHDIQLKASGVTPYSRGGDGRGTLGAMLREYLISEAMHYLGIPTTRSLAVVETGEEVVREKSHKGAVLTRVASSHLRVGTFEYARQYGGQKNLKALLEYTIARLYPHLEAHPNKALAFLQAVMEAQVALIVEWMRVGFIHGVMNTDNMSISGETIDYGPCAFMNAYNPKTVFSSIDRMGRYRFENQPVIGGWNLSVLAGALLPLIDSDEDKAVEKATAALEEFVPLYEQKYDAMLCKKLGLERVDKEGKALANALLGIMQQKGLDYTNTFASLGFADKEHFVSLDDALKAWHAQWEHTVGDTASAKACMRSCNPLVIPRNHLVEEALVEAEAGNKKPFFTLLHALKTPYEGYENAQLQTIPYGVDVGYKTFCGT; encoded by the coding sequence ATGCACATCGCTTTTTCCAACACGTACGCCACTTTGCCTGAGCGATTTTTTACCTTACAACATCCCCAAAAAGTGGCGGTGCCAAAGCTGTTTTGTTTCAACGACGACCTCGCGCACACCCTAGCAATTCCCCACGCAAGCACAGAAAAGCTGGCGGAGTATTTTAGTGGCAACACCCTTTTTGAAGGCTCTTTTTCCCTCGCCATGGCCTATGCAGGCCACCAGTTTGGGCACTTTACCATGCTTGGAGACGGACGAGCCGTGCTCTTGGGAGAAGTGCTAGACCTAGCAGGAAAACGCCACGACATCCAACTCAAAGCCTCAGGCGTAACGCCCTACTCCCGCGGGGGCGATGGCAGGGGCACCCTTGGCGCAATGCTTAGAGAATACCTCATCAGCGAAGCCATGCATTACCTAGGCATCCCAACAACCCGCTCCCTAGCAGTCGTCGAAACGGGCGAAGAGGTCGTGAGAGAGAAATCCCACAAAGGCGCCGTGCTCACGAGGGTCGCAAGCAGTCACCTTCGCGTCGGCACCTTTGAGTACGCAAGGCAGTATGGCGGACAAAAGAACTTAAAAGCACTCCTAGAATACACCATCGCCCGCCTCTACCCGCACCTCGAAGCCCATCCTAACAAAGCCTTAGCCTTTTTGCAAGCGGTCATGGAAGCCCAAGTAGCCCTCATCGTGGAGTGGATGCGCGTAGGGTTCATCCATGGGGTCATGAACACCGACAACATGAGCATCAGCGGCGAAACCATCGACTACGGGCCGTGTGCTTTCATGAACGCCTATAACCCCAAAACGGTCTTTAGTTCCATCGACCGAATGGGACGGTACCGCTTTGAAAACCAGCCCGTCATCGGAGGGTGGAACCTTTCGGTTTTAGCGGGTGCGCTCTTACCGCTCATCGACAGCGACGAGGACAAAGCGGTGGAAAAAGCTACTGCGGCGCTAGAAGAGTTCGTGCCTCTCTATGAACAAAAATATGATGCCATGCTCTGCAAAAAGTTAGGGCTTGAAAGGGTGGATAAAGAAGGCAAAGCCCTCGCTAACGCACTGCTTGGCATCATGCAACAAAAAGGGCTTGATTACACCAACACCTTTGCCTCCCTTGGTTTTGCGGACAAAGAGCACTTTGTTTCCTTGGACGACGCCTTGAAAGCATGGCACGCACAATGGGAACACACCGTAGGTGACACCGCCAGTGCCAAAGCATGCATGCGCTCTTGCAATCCCTTGGTCATCCCTAGAAACCACTTGGTCGAAGAAGCCTTAGTGGAAGCAGAGGCGGGAAATAAAAAGCCTTTTTTCACCCTCCTTCACGCACTCAAAACACCCTACGAAGGGTACGAAAATGCGCAATTGCAAACCATCCCTTACGGCGTGGATGTGGGGTACAAGACTTTTTGCGGCACGTGA
- a CDS encoding transcriptional antiterminator Rof has product MYTPISSEFYDQLMVAIQRKIPSTIVYTEGEQEKTIKGIVTTLSIIDDKEFLILNGKQKIPLHSIFSFNGKKHKEI; this is encoded by the coding sequence ATGTATACGCCCATCTCATCTGAATTTTACGACCAGCTTATGGTTGCTATTCAAAGAAAGATACCCTCTACAATTGTCTACACAGAGGGCGAGCAGGAGAAGACTATCAAAGGCATCGTCACTACGCTAAGCATTATAGATGACAAAGAATTTTTGATTTTAAATGGCAAACAAAAGATACCTCTTCATTCGATTTTCTCTTTTAATGGTAAAAAACACAAAGAAATTTGA
- a CDS encoding heavy metal translocating P-type ATPase, with protein MSHTRKYRIEGLSCAHCAAKVETKLNSLSGIEHARIDFAQGIFTLQTPSPLTPAFWGEVEHLVHTQEPSVSFKPLDTPVTPLQESPWKEHVVTPRFLLYVLGVFLFSGAFFTPAPFDFWLFLAAYGLIGGEIVAKAVRNLTKGHVFDENFLMSIATIGAFSIGEYPEGVAVMLFYRVGEFFQDLAVGRSRRSISTLMDIRPDTATLLLDGVTKSVSPQEVLIGSKILVRVGEKIPLDGVLLEGTSTLDTSALTGESLPRDVGKGDTVLSGSINQTGLLTLQTTTLFADSTVAKILDLVQNAGAKKAKTEQFITSFAKIYTPVVVGAAVLLALLPPLLLEGATFSEWFGRALVFLVVSCPCALVVSIPLSFFGGIGGASKRGILVKGGNFLEALKNVETIVFDKTGTLTEGVFRLQSLHPANGFDEASLLGTAAQAERHSTHPIARSIVQAFGADVGQEKGEVEELAGFGVKARFEGKEVLVGNYALLEKEGITASPQESEQSVVYVAVNGVYAGALCIADTLKRESIEAIQALKELGITRLVMLTGDREEVARVQAQKLGITEVYAGLLPHQKVEKLESLLGQGKVAFVGDGINDAPVLARADVGIAMGGVGSDAAIEASDVVIMDDNLGKIPIAIALARKTHRIVWQNIVFALGVKGVILVLGAFGIAGMWEAVFGDVGVALIAILNASRVLR; from the coding sequence ATGTCGCACACCCGAAAATACCGCATCGAAGGCCTAAGCTGCGCCCATTGCGCCGCCAAAGTTGAAACCAAACTCAATAGCCTCAGTGGCATCGAACATGCGCGCATCGACTTTGCCCAAGGCATCTTCACCCTCCAAACCCCAAGCCCGCTCACGCCCGCGTTTTGGGGAGAAGTCGAGCACCTCGTGCACACGCAAGAGCCCAGCGTCTCTTTCAAACCCCTTGACACGCCCGTGACCCCACTCCAAGAATCCCCGTGGAAAGAGCACGTAGTAACACCGCGTTTTTTGCTTTATGTGTTGGGCGTTTTCCTCTTTAGCGGGGCCTTTTTTACGCCCGCACCCTTTGATTTTTGGCTCTTTTTGGCCGCTTATGGACTCATCGGCGGGGAGATTGTCGCCAAGGCCGTGCGCAACCTCACCAAAGGCCACGTGTTTGATGAAAACTTCCTCATGAGTATCGCCACCATCGGTGCCTTTAGCATCGGCGAATACCCCGAAGGCGTAGCGGTCATGCTCTTTTACCGCGTGGGTGAGTTTTTCCAAGACCTCGCCGTGGGGCGTTCGCGCCGTTCTATCAGCACACTCATGGACATCCGCCCCGACACCGCTACGCTCCTTCTTGATGGGGTCACAAAAAGCGTGTCGCCCCAAGAGGTGTTGATAGGCTCCAAGATTCTCGTGCGCGTGGGTGAAAAAATCCCCCTTGATGGGGTTCTTTTAGAGGGAACTTCCACCCTAGACACTTCCGCACTCACGGGCGAATCCTTACCGCGCGACGTGGGCAAAGGCGACACAGTACTCTCAGGAAGCATCAACCAAACTGGCCTCCTCACCCTCCAAACCACCACGCTTTTTGCCGACTCCACCGTCGCTAAAATCCTCGACCTCGTGCAAAACGCGGGGGCGAAAAAAGCCAAAACTGAACAATTTATCACCTCTTTTGCCAAGATTTACACGCCTGTGGTTGTGGGCGCGGCCGTTTTGTTAGCCCTCTTGCCACCCCTACTGCTAGAAGGCGCGACCTTTAGCGAGTGGTTTGGGCGGGCGTTGGTTTTCCTTGTTGTTTCGTGTCCGTGCGCCCTTGTGGTTTCTATCCCTCTAAGCTTTTTTGGGGGCATCGGCGGGGCGTCCAAGCGGGGCATCTTGGTCAAAGGGGGCAACTTTCTCGAAGCCCTTAAAAACGTAGAAACCATTGTTTTTGACAAAACAGGCACTTTGACCGAGGGCGTTTTTCGCCTCCAAAGCCTCCACCCCGCCAACGGGTTTGACGAAGCTTCCTTGCTTGGTACCGCCGCCCAAGCCGAACGCCACTCGACCCATCCCATCGCCCGCTCCATCGTGCAGGCATTTGGCGCGGACGTGGGCCAAGAAAAAGGTGAGGTCGAAGAGTTGGCAGGGTTTGGGGTCAAAGCGCGGTTTGAGGGCAAAGAAGTACTGGTGGGCAACTACGCCCTTTTGGAAAAAGAGGGCATCACCGCTTCGCCCCAAGAGAGCGAACAAAGCGTGGTATACGTGGCGGTTAATGGCGTGTACGCGGGTGCGCTGTGCATCGCCGACACGCTCAAACGTGAGAGCATTGAAGCCATCCAAGCCTTGAAAGAGTTGGGCATCACGCGCCTTGTCATGCTCACAGGCGACCGCGAAGAAGTGGCGCGCGTCCAAGCCCAAAAGCTTGGCATCACGGAAGTCTACGCGGGACTCTTACCCCACCAAAAAGTAGAAAAACTCGAATCCCTCCTAGGCCAAGGCAAAGTGGCTTTTGTGGGGGATGGCATCAACGATGCGCCAGTTCTTGCGCGCGCGGATGTGGGCATCGCCATGGGCGGCGTGGGTTCGGACGCGGCCATCGAAGCCTCAGACGTGGTCATCATGGACGATAACCTCGGCAAAATCCCCATCGCCATCGCCCTAGCGCGCAAAACCCACCGCATCGTCTGGCAAAACATCGTCTTCGCCCTTGGGGTCAAAGGGGTCATCTTAGTGCTTGGCGCCTTTGGGATTGCTGGCATGTGGGAAGCAGTTTTTGGAGACGTGGGCGTCGCGCTCATCGCTATCTTGAACGCATCGAGGGTGTTGCGGTAA
- a CDS encoding ArsR/SmtB family transcription factor, with the protein MPELTCKCTIIHEDVIQTVKAKLPKDEDLYDLAELFKVFGDTTRIKIIGALLENEMCVCDIAELFSMTHSAISHQLRVLRNARLVKPRKEGKVVYYSLDDAHIKLLFDTGFAHVTEKA; encoded by the coding sequence ATGCCTGAGCTTACATGTAAATGCACCATCATCCACGAAGATGTCATCCAAACGGTCAAAGCCAAACTCCCTAAAGATGAGGATTTGTACGACTTAGCGGAGCTTTTTAAAGTCTTTGGCGACACCACTCGCATCAAAATCATCGGCGCATTACTGGAAAATGAAATGTGTGTGTGCGACATCGCCGAACTTTTTAGCATGACCCATTCGGCCATCTCCCACCAACTGCGCGTCTTGCGCAACGCCCGCCTTGTCAAACCCCGCAAAGAGGGCAAAGTGGTTTACTATTCCCTTGACGATGCGCACATCAAACTGCTTTTTGACACCGGGTTTGCCCACGTCACGGAAAAGGCTTAA